A region of Zeugodacus cucurbitae isolate PBARC_wt_2022May chromosome 5, idZeuCucr1.2, whole genome shotgun sequence DNA encodes the following proteins:
- the LOC105212652 gene encoding uncharacterized protein LOC105212652, which yields MRVVRVLFGVALFVGCCSTLAFSSDAGTKLDLQVRSRRSLDVGWLLRNLLLNSATASELKANVTRTIATAQPPPTTRRPRTTRPPTTPAPPPPPPPPFNPFFNKFALFAGSSDFWKQPTRATTTTTTTTEAPETEPPPPPPPPTRRPRPRPKPFIRPPPGFNKPYGGYDYDYFYPSGYDGFLSRGNLRAGPADYDYDDTPAAQSAPPPSPSPPPPQPPPPSPPPAPRKNARNRQRPAAPPPPPAPTQPAPPPPPPPTRRRPAPPPAPTQPAPPPPPPPARRRPVPPQPPRVPPQSARLLYQYAQRDDTSSNDYNDDAEAEQPETAPEADNPPQAEAEDDNLNAAPEGADATNGDVGDENEIPDNEDAGPPPEVLSPRLPNFGRRPNARPASPPPFAAPSYYDSVPSSPYNFGSFSAGSGFGSSSFGLNRASPAKGSYQFRDAFSDFQTNYDGGHFQPSGYSSYKYSIN from the exons ATGCGCGTCGTACGAGTCCTTTTTGGCGTCGCGCTGTTCGTCGGCTGCTGCAGCACATTAGCGTTCAGCTCAGATGCAGGCACAAAGCTCGATTTGCAGGTGCGAAGCCGGCGTAGCTTGGATGTGGGCTGGCTACTACgtaatttgcttttaaatagcGCCACTGCAAGTGAATTGAAGGCGAATGTGACGCGCACGATTGCCACCGCACAGCCACCACCAACTACTAGGCGTCCGAGGACAACGCGTCCCCCCACCACACCGGCTCCGCCTCCGCCACCTCCACCTCCATTTAATCCGTTCTTTAACAAGTTTGCCTTATTTGCCGGCTCGTCTGATTTCTGGAAACAACCAACGCGCGCCACAACAACTACGACCACAACCACTGAGGCGCCTGAGACAGAgccgccaccaccgccaccgccgccgacCAGACGTCCGCGCCCACGTCCTAAGCCATTCATACGTCCACCGCCTGGTTTTAATAAACCATATGGTGGCTATGACTATGACTACTTTTATCCATCTGGATACGATGGCTTTCTGTCACGCGGCAACCTGCGCGCTGGTCCTGCGGATTATGATTATGATGACACGCCAGCTGCACAGTCAGCGCCACCTCCTTCGCCTTCGCCACCACCTCCGCAACCACCACCGCCATCGCCGCCGCCTGCGCCACGTAAAAACGCGCGCAATCGTCAACGCCCTGCagctccaccaccaccaccagcgcCAACCCAACCGGCAcctccaccaccaccgccaccaacTAGGCGTCGTCCAGCTCCACCGCCAGCACCAACACAACCAGCacctccaccaccaccaccgccagctAGGCGTCGCCCAGTTCCACCGCAACCACCACGAGTACCGCCACAATCAGCACGACTATTGTACCAGTATGCGCAGCGAGATG ATACCTCATCCAATGATTACAACGATGATGCAGAAGCCGAACAGCCCGAGACCGCACCCGAAGCAGATAATCCACCACAAGCAGAAGCAGAAGACGACAACCTCAATGCAGCACCAGAGGGCGCTGACGCGACGAATGGCGATGtaggtgatgaaaatgaaattccAGATAATGAAGACGCCGGACCACCGCCCGAAGTTCTATCACCGCGACTGCCCAACTTTGGTCGGCGTCCTAACGCGAGGCCAGCGTCTCCACCACCTTTTGCCGCACCATCCTACTATGATTCAGTTCCTTCTTCACCATATAATTTCGGTTCCTTTAGTGCTGGCTCGGGCTTTGGCAGTTCCTCTTTCGGCTTAAATCGTGCTAGTCCTGCTAAGGGTTCGTATCAGTTCCGTGACGCATTCTCTGATTTCCAAACCAACTACGACGGTGGCCATTTTCAGCCAAGCGGCTACAgttcatataaatattccatTAATTAG
- the LOC105212651 gene encoding probable ATP-dependent RNA helicase kurz has product MGKKVYNAKARQNPKTLVDNSAVKDIKIEWAEGVAEAGAGYDDANALALPSQKRATKVQLDKQQHVKILTKKQRKHLQQIVDKKKKKEGRAELLQALASVQVPEHELKQYTSISQVQTVGVKKLQTLEEVLAKKQQRQTEQSSSKAVGKVSAIKGAAKRKLLIEDEEALAAKRRDPNVLSLVDDEDEDSDSDSDSENESEGDNEMAEESNIGCVEENVVESKVNTDELVEMPSTSTKVTEKEGATKPNKPAVPMRTTVYVPVHRDAEMQAARLKLPILGEEQEIMETINENQIIIVAGETGSGKTTQIPQFLYEAGYAQNNKIIGITEPRRVAAIAMSKRVASEMNLSEQEVSYLIRFEGNVTPQTRIKFMTDGVLLKEVESDFLLHRYSVIILDEAHERSAYTDILVGLLSRIVPLRQKRGDPLKLIIMSATLRVDDFIGNPKLFKYPPPVLKVEARQFPVTVHFQRRTPSDYLQEAFKKTAKIHSQLPDGGILVFLTGQQEVNTLVRKLRRTFPYNKKEDDKKGKENAKEIKKSGDKEEGEKTKDSSEHAAEPKEAENMEETIEDDNEQLVTRDDDDSDIEFDMKRAIRSVKKSKKKFMSQIALPKINLDDYKLPGDDTEADMHETQNSESEAEIGGDNTDEEDDDDGDDNTAAHIAATKQPLWVLPLYSLLSPEKQNRIFQPPPEGCRLCIVSTNVAETSLTIPNIKYVVDSGRQKTRLYDKITGVSAFVVTYTSKASADQRAGRAGRVSAGHCYRLYSSAVYNHDFMDFSQPDIQKRPVDDLMLQMRCMGIDRVVNFPFPSPPDTVQLQAAEQRLVVLGALERMETLKGGKELPPAVTKLGQVISRFPVAPRFGKMLALSHQQNLLPYTVCLVAALSVQELLMEVGVSEHTEDGDDGNSFARNKWQKKRNSWAATGNYQLLGDPMVLLRAVGAAEYAGSQGKLAQFCAENGLRPKALTEVRKLRVQLTNEINLNVTGVDLCVDPSMAPPTDVQARFLRQILLAGMVDRVARKVPLTDISDKEEKRRLKFAYNCADMAEPVFMHSSSVLRTKLPEWVVYQEAYETQHGDGSKMYMRGITAIDPEWLLLYAPLLCNIRDIKEEPMPRYKEADGKVYCFVDATFGKAGWELPLTELEMPAGEKACSYFGVFLLDGQVCPALAAYKAKLKATPPSLVKSWSNLNESVVRFKRALNSKQINTRDKLHAEWARNPNFLLEEYQNMLYDVSIAELSAKWPPLES; this is encoded by the exons ATGGGTAAAAAGGTGTATAACGCCAAAGCGCGTCAGAATCCTAAAACGCTGGTGGACAATTCGGCAGTGAAGGAC ATCAAAATCGAATGGGCTGAAGGTGTTGCAGAAGCCGGCGCTGGCTATGACGATGCCAATGCGTTGGCTTTGCCCTCGCAGAAGCGTGCAACCAAAGTGCAATTGGATAAACAACAACACGTAAAAATACTAACAAAGAAACAACGCAAACATTTGCAACAAATTGTGgacaaaaagaagaagaaggaggGT CGCGCCGAGTTGCTACAAGCCTTGGCTAGCGTGCAGGTGCCTGAACACGAGCTTAAGCAGTATACATCTATCAGCCAGGTGCAGACGGTGGGCGTGAAGAAGTTACAGACGCTCGAAGAGGTGCTGGCAAAGAAGCAGCAACGTCAAACGGAGCAAAGTAGCAGCAAAGCAGTGGGCAAAGTAAGCGCAATCAAAGGAGCAGCGAAACGCAAGCTGCTTATAGAGGATGAGGAGGCGTTAGCAGCTAAAAGACGTGATCCCAATGTGCTCAGTCTCGTAGATGATGAGGATGAGGACAGTGATAGTGATAGCGATAGTGAAAACGAAAGTGAGGGTGACAATGAAATGGCGGAAGAATCTAATATTGGATGTGTCGAAGAAAATGTTGTGGAAAGTAAAGTAAACACTGATGAGCTAGTAGAAATGCCCTCCACATCAACGAAAGTTACAGAGAAAGAAGGTGCAACAAAACCCAATAAGCCAGCAGTACCAATGCGTACCACAGTCTATGTGCCCGTCCATCGTGATGCGGAAATGCAGGCAGCGCGCCTTAAGCTACCCATCTTGGGCGAAGAACAAGAAATTATGGAAACTATTAATGAGAATCAAATCATAATTGTGGCTGGTGAGACTGGTTctggcaaaacaacacaaattccACAATTTCTTTACGAGGCCGGCTATGCACAGAACAACAAAATCATTGGTATTACTGAACCGCGTCGTGTGGCCGCCATCGCCATGTCCAAACGTGTGGCTAGTGAAATGAACCTCAGCGAACAGGAGGTGTCTTATTTGATACGTTTCGAGGGTAACGTCACGCCACAGACACGCATTAAATTCATGACGGATGGTGTGTTGCTGAAGGAGGTCGAAAGTGACTTTTTGTTGCATCGCTACTCGGTTATCATATTGGATGAGGCGCACGAGCGCAGTGCCTACACCGATATACTGGTGGGACTGCTGTCGCGCATCGTACCCCTGCGGCAGAAACGCGGCGATCCACTAAAGTTGATCATCATGTCTGCCACTTTGCGTGTGGACGACTTCATTGGCAATCCAAAGCTTTTTAAATATCCACCGCCGGTGCTGAAAGTGGAGGCGCGTCAGTTCCCTGTCACCGTGCATTTTCAGCGACGCACACCGTCTGATTATCTGCAGGAAGCTTTCAAAAAGACAGCCAAAATACATTCCCAATTGCCCGACGGTGGCATTTTGGTGTTTCTCACAGGTCAGCAGGAGGTCAACACGCTGGTGCGCAAGTTGCGACGCACTTTTCCATATAACAAAAAGGAGGATGATAAGAAGGGAAaggaaaatgcaaaagaaatcaaaaaatctGGCGATAAAGAAGAAGGCGAAAAAACGAAAGATAGCTCGGAGCACGCCGCTGAACCCAAAGAAGCCGAAAACATGGAGGAAACTATTGAAGACGACAACGAACAGCTTGTAACACGGGACGATGACGACTCTGATATTGAATTCGATATGAAGCGCGCCATACGCAGTGTGAAAAAGTCGAAGAAGAAGTTCATGTCACAAATTGCGTTGCCGAAAATTAATCTGGACGACTACAAATTGCCCGGCGATGACACAGAAGCCGATATGCACGAAACTCAAAATAGCGAATCCGAAGCCGAAATAGGTGGTGACAATACCGATGAGGAGGACGATGACGATGGCGATGACAATACTGCTGCTCATATAGCCGCCACCAAACAACCACTATGGGTGCTGCCGCTCTACTCATTGCTCTCGCCGGAGAAGCAGAACCGCATTTTCCAACCGCCACCCGAGGGCTGCCGACTCTGCATAGTCAGCACAAATGTTGCCGAAACATCGTTGACGATACCGAATATTAAGTACGTCGTGGATAGCGGTCGCCAGAAGACGCGTCTCTACGACAAAATAACCGGTGTCAGCGCCTTCGTTGTCACCTACACTTCCAAAGCCTCGGCAGATCAGCGTGCTGGTCGCGCCGGTCGTGTAAGCGCTGGCCACTGCTATCGGCTATATTCGAGcgcggtttacaaccacgattTCATGGACTTCAGCCAACCGGATATACAAAAGCGCCCGGTGGACGATCTCATGCTGCAGATGCGTTGCATGGGCATTGATCGAGTTGTGAATTTCCCCTTCCCCTCACCGCCGGATACAGTGCAACTGCAGGCGGCCGAACAACGCTTGGTTGTGCTTGGCGCACTTGAACGCATGGAGACGCTTAAAGGGGGCAAAGAACTGCCACCAGCTGTCACCAAACTCGGCCAAGTCATTTCGCGCTTCCCTGTTGCGCCGCGCTTCGGTAAAATGTTGGCGCTCTCGCATCAACAAAATCTGCTTCCCTACACCGTCTGCTTGGTGGCGGCACTATCCGTGCAGGAGCTGTTGATGGAGGTGGGCGTAAGCGAACACACTGAAGACGGTGATGATGGCAATTCATTTGCGCGCAACAAGTGGCAGAAGAAACGCAACAGTTGGGCCGCCACGGGCAATTATCAGCTGCTCGGCGATCCCATGGTGTTGTTGCGCGCTGTGGGCGCGGCAGAGTACGCAGGTTCGCAAGGCAAATTGGCGCAGTTCTGCGCTGAGAATGGACTGCGACCCAAAGCGCTGACAGAGGTGCGCAAGCTGCGCGTGCAACTCACAAACGAAATCAATTTGAACGTGACCGGCGTGGACTTGTGTGTCGATCCGTCGATGGCGCCGCCCACCGATGTGCAGGCGCGCTTCCTACGACAAATTCTGCTGGCCGGCATGGTCGATCGCGTGGCGCGCAAAGTGCCACTAACGGACATCAGCGACAAAGAGGAGAAGCGGCGTCTCAAATTCGCCTACAATTGCGCCGATATGGCGGAGCCCGTTTTCATGCACTCCTCGTCGGTGCTGCGCACAAAACTGCCCGAATGGGTGGTCTACCAGGAGGCCTATGAGACGCAGCATGGTGATGGCTCTAAAATGTATATGCGCGGCATCACCGCCATTGATCCGGAATGGCTGCTGTTGTACGCGCCACTACTCTGCAATATACGCGATATCAAGGAGGAGCCAATGCCGCGTTACAAAGAGGCGGACGGCAAGGTGTATTGCTTTGTGGACGCCACATTCGGCAAGGCGGGCTGGGAGCTGCCACTGACCGAACTCGAGATGCCGGCGGGCGAGAAGGCTTGCAGCTACTTTGGTGTTTTCCTGCTGGACGGACAAGTTTGTCCCGCTTTAGCCGCTTATAAAGCGAAGCTGAAGGCCACGCCGCCTTCGCTGGTGAAGAGTTGGTCGAATCTGAATGAGAGTGTGGTGCGTTTCAAGCGCGCGCTCAACAGCAAGCAAATCAATACGCGCGACAAGCTGCATGCGGAGTGGGCGCGCAATCCTAACT ttttacTCGAGGAGTACCAGAACATGCTTTATGATGTCTCCATCGCGGAATTGTCAGCCAAATGGCCGCCATTGGAGAGTTGA